Sequence from the Equus caballus isolate H_3958 breed thoroughbred chromosome 6, TB-T2T, whole genome shotgun sequence genome:
CGAGGAGGAAGCACTACTGACTGGCTGTGCACTTAGGAGATCTGGCTGGCTGTTTTGAGCAAAGCCATCTAAGGAATTGGCTTTGATGGGCACATTCACTGTCAGCCTGGCACCCAGGGACCTGCTATCTGGCACGGACGACTGTCTGTAACACCGTGGGGATCGCAGAGAAGGCGACAGTAAGCCGGCTGTCCAGTCCTGGCTGCTTCTTCTGGAGGAGGCGctgtctttgctttctctttcaatGTCCCTCAGCATGTACCTATAGAACTCCTCAGTTATGCTTTCGGTGCTGGACTGTTTGGAGGGACAGCTTGGCCTCACACTGAGGTGGTCATTTTTCTGGCACGCCTGTTGCATAGCTGAGTTCAGAATGCTGCTGGCATTCTTGCCTGCATAGTAATCCAGCAATAACTCAAATCCTCTTCCTTCATTTTCCATCTGGTTCACCATGAACCTGGCAAACTCATCAGTGATGCTCTCACAACTCGACTGCTTGGAGACTGAGCTGGCTCTGCTAACTGGCTGACTTAGGGTGCTCGTTAAACCCAAGCTGTTTACAAATGCCCTGGCATTAGAGTCCTCCTCTGGAATGCTTTCACAGCTGGAGGCCTTCAGCCGATTCCACCTGTCTCCACTGAGTAGCCGATTCCGGGTATAGCTCTGGGCTTGCCAGACACCTTCCACCATGGAGAACTCTGTTAGGTTCATGATTTTGGCTGCCACTTCATTTgcaaaaatattaacagaatCTGGGATGTCCTCAGGGTTCATAGACTCATCCACAACTCTGTTCATCAGCTTTTCTTTCAGCTCTGGGTGCTCATCCGTTTTCCTCTTGATCTCGCTGAGCCGCGGTGGCTTGTGTTTCCTCACGGTGGCCCCACTGGCCTggctctccttcttccttttcaaggaTCGGCAGGGTTTGTTCGGGGTAATCAGAAACTCACTCCCTCTCTTCCATGCACAAAACCAGGGTTGTTTTCCATTTGAGTTGTCAAGGCAAATCGCTGCGATTTCAGTTGCCATGGAAACAATCGTCTCTGCTAATTCTTCCGCAAAGTCTGTAATGCCGTATACGTCTGCGTGTTTTGCCTGTAGTACGGATTGAGCAGGAAGGAGCAAGTCATTCCCTAACAAAGACAGGTTAACCTGAACTTCACTGTTTAGAGGTGAGGCACCGTTGTACTTTTCTTGGACATTTGCATGGATGCTGTCCTCAGCATCCTGGGAACAGCTGCTGCACTTGCCGACTGTTGGTGTCCTTTCTCCTTCTGAAGAGACTCTGCGTTCATTCTCATTGTGACTGGGCGTCTGATGAGGGTTTTTTGTATCTTCTCCCACATCTGTTCCTTTCAGATATATTTCCTCGGGGGATGTTTCAGCAGTCGAAGAATCAGTCACTCTGGGACTACAGGACAATTCACATTGCAGCGTGGGGTTCTGGAAGAGGCCTGGCTTCACTGGGCCCCGGTTATCTTGTTTCAGATGCACATCGTCCACCAGATCATTGATAACAAGACCGGTGCTATTGCTAAGTGGATGGCCACTGGAGTATTCGGTGGCTTTTGTCCATGCTTGACCAGCAGCCTGATCCGGTAGTTGGCAATCCAGGTCCATTTCCCTCCATCTGATGGTctccttagaaaggcctgtggGACATTCACCAAGCTGTATCATATGGCTCATCTTCTTGATCGTGGAGCATATCACATTGAAGAGCAGTTGATGTGTACTTTCCATCAAGGTGTCCAGAGTTTCAGATGAATGCCTGCCATCATCGGGGtcgaatattttatttttctggtgaaCTTCATCCATCGAATGCTTCAGGATAACATTGGACAGGGTCTGTGCCAGTTCATTACCGATCACATTTTCTGAGCACGAGCTCTGAGGCTTCGAAGCATTTTCTATGATTCTCCTGGTCATTGATTCCATGAGGTCTCCCATACTGCTGTAGGTATTAGGTTTCGTTAAAACCAGAGCGGCCTCCTTGAGCAGCGCCTCAGCAATGGCTTCGTTCCCCAGCTCCATGCTCTTCCCTGTCGCTAGACTACAAAGTGGAGGGGTTGCTGCAGAAGCGTTAGCTGCAGATACGTGCCCACTTGAAGCCACAGGGCACTTCACCTCTCCTTTTTCACCCAGGCCACAGACAGCAATGGCGCTCGCCACCTGAGTCATGCCACACAAAGCAGAGGGAAGCGAGTATTCACTGACGGAAGGTTCCTTGGGTCCTTCGGGTGCTTCAGTTTGCATTGGTCCATCGCCACCCAGTGGACGGTTTGAAACCAGGGATGCTTGCTCCATTTTGAATCTTTCTGTGGCCTGTGGACTCGAAATGGTTCCAATCACAGTGGCTGCGCAAGCTAATGCTATTTCTAGAGCACTCTGGGGGTGTCTGGTGTTCTCTCCAGAGAGGACGCCTGAGGTTTCAGCAGAGACTTCTGTCTCAGGCCACGAGGAGATGCCTGGCTCAGGGGCAGTATTGCTGCCATCTGGACTCTGAAAAATGACTATTTTGGGGAGCTCATTCCATGACTGAGGGACCACGATATCTTTCGTGGAACAGCCAGTGGGAAGCAGAACACTTCCTACAGAAACACTGGCTTCAGGTTCCTGGGGTATCGTAGGTGGAGACTGAGATAGTCTAATAAATGCGTCTTGCAGCACAGATTCTGCTAAATTTGTAGCATACTCGCCAGTTGTGACTTCTCCATGTTGTATGGGAGGAAGAGAGTTTGTTCCATCCTCGTGGTCTCCTGGGTCTAAGTTGCTGCCATGCTCAGTGACAGTGCCACATGCAGAAGGTCCATCTTTCTCAACCATCCTGGAGAAATAAGCATCGCCTGGAATATATAGTGCCTGTGAGTTTCCCACTTGacctttaaaattttctgaataaTAACAGTTTGTGGCTGGTCCGTCATTCTCTTCAGCTTCACCTTTCCATTCACATGGCTTGGCCGAGGGATCTAGACTCTGCAAAGTTGTGTCTTCTGCGGCTTTTTCCAGAGATCCTTCTGTTTTAATCAACAGTGTGTGATATTTGCTAACGTATTTGTCTTCCAAAGTACAAAGCAACTTTTCCTTGCTGCAATTCCATTCCTCCTGGATGGCTTCCTCTGGCTTTTTACTTTCTAAAACATGGGCTGCAATACTTATATTTTCATAAcctagaagagaaaatgaaggccATTATTACTTTTTGGATAGCAGGTTCTCATGAGTCTAAAATAACAATTACTTTCTAAAAATGCCTTTAAGCaccaggtgtttttttttccccctcaaaataGCATTTTGAATGtttcttcaagaaaaatgaaTCTGAAAAGGTTTTTGAGTTCTAATATGGAATGCTGCCCAACCAAATGGTTTCCAATGTGGGATACAAATGCAAGCGCtagagtgaaagaagaaagtgtttgGAAGCTGAGGGCTGGTCACCGTTCTTCAGGGGGAAAGGAACCCAGGAGTTGCATCTTAGAGCTTCCCAGTGGGTACAGTGGGAGAAAGGAGGATGTTTAGAGCAACCTCAATAGTGAGCCTTGTGCAAAGATTTGCTCTGAAGTTTGCATAGGACTTGCCCCAGAGACAGTGGCAACAACATCTGGGGCATCCTTTCCTCTGTGGCTAACAGTGGGGAAGAGGAACCCATTGTTCACTGAGCTCTATTAATGAGTCAATCGAAAGATGAATACATGAGTACTAAGCACTCGCCTGGgttatttccttctgtcttcacaataataatagttaaacataataaatatatatagataaataaaataaatataatagttCTAGAGGTACTATTACACTCTTAAATTACAGATAAAGAAAGCAAAGCTGGAAAATATGAGATAACTGGCTCCAGTTTTCACTGCGTCAAAGAGGCAGTAATAGAATTCAGGACAGTTTAACTCGGCTTCAACTAATAGACGGCTTTTATGGAAGTCTTAGGGAAGTTAACTTTCCTCCCAGTGATCATCTCCATCTCTTGGCAGGCAGGAGGATTTCCCTTTAAAACACACAGATTTCCTTCAGCATCCCCAAGGCATCTTTAGGGAGTCTGGAGCCATCTAACCATTAAATGTATTAAGGGCATTAGTCAGCATCCAGCCTAGTTTTCTCTCAACCCCCTTCTCTCCCTAAACTCAGTAAGTGAAGACTGTGATGTGCCAGCCAAACTGATGTGGCCTGAAACTTTTCTGAAATTTCACCTAGACCTTTTTATACGTGACTAATTTCAGGATGCACATTCGTTTCATTGGAAAGTTCTCACCATTCCTATATTCTTCcacctcactttcctcctctaaGTGCTCAGATGCAGTGAGAAAGTCTTCCTCAATTGAAGACAAGGAACAGTTTGTGTCATCCTCCACTTTCAAGACGTTTGTTTCCAGGTGGAGCTGCCGCTCCTGCACCAGTTCCAGACCGATCAAAAATTTGTTGATTTCAAAGATGATGCAATTGGTACTGTTTGGTCTGTTCCCTCTTGCACACTGGACCAAGCAGATATCTGGCAGCCAAGGACACtgaatgcagagagaaaaaaaggcatttattaaaagagaaaataaaaaaccatTGCCTCTGACCTTTCTTCTTCCACTAATACCTCCTGTTAGAAAGAGTGGGGacctttaaaatatttggaatatttcctGGGCTTATATTGATGAACTGATTGAAAAAACCTCAAGGGATGTTTGGGAACACGGAGTACCTAGAAAAAGTTTGACTTAGGGGAAAGTGGACCAGTTGTATCACATTTTTGTACTTTCCTTTCAAAGCAAAAATTGCACTGAGCAAAGTTAAACAGGCCAGGAAGACTTATTCAAAGCTATTAAAATAGGGGAGAGAGGCAGAATGGAGTTGGGTCACAAGcactgaaacaaaaaggaatagGGTTTTAAGAGCTGGTGTAGGAGGATTGTAGGCCATCTGTATTTGCTAATTGGCTTTactcaaaagaaaagtaaattttcttgTATCTTCATGGCAGGAGGTAGTTTTGCAAATTGGAATGAGGTGTCCACTGAAGTTAGGCTTCCGTCCTTCCACTCTGATAGGAGCACTATCTTCtttgataattatatttcaaagagaTGATTCTTAGGTCTTTGAGAAAGGCATCCCTAGGCTGTAAAACTGgaaagaggctttttttttttttttgctggggaagatttgccctgagctaaaatctgggccaatcttcctctatgtttagtatgtgggctgccagcataTCATGGCCTctaacagagcggtgtaggtctgcgcccgggcaCTGGGCAGAGAAATAATTTATAGTGATAAGTTTTATAAAGTAAATTTTCTCAAAAAAGGGAGGTCAGGGCCTAGGGTTAGGAAGAAGGCTGTCTAAAACTTAATGTTAAGGCCATCTTGGGCCCGCTTCTTGACTAAACTGAGTCCCAGTTTCTCAGACCAATATCTTTTTCTGCGTTGGTGATATTCAGTAAAACCTCTGCCACGATTTCAGAAGTGTGTCAAGTGTTCTATCAAGTACAGTTAGAAGTGATCATTTGTGTTGCTCATCTGAAGAAACAGCCAAAATGTGATTTAATGAAATCCACGTGAAGTGAATTAATTATCTCTAAAACATCAGTGTATGGGGATAGCAGTGATAAGAAGGCCCAAAATATTGAATGGTGTCCCAGTGAAACCTATTAATTGTGTTCAGTTCTGGGGTTACAGATCATATTCCTCTTCTCCACTACAAGTCTTCACTACTCACACTGTTGTTCACTAGAATAGCAATGAAAATGTTTCAATTGCTTGCACACAGATTACCAGTAAGTTACAAACATGTCTGGTTCATCAGGGTTTTCGTTTTTATAAGAGGACCAATATGCTGATTTAtagtaatttttaagagaaaattcatTGAATGGAAATGAGAGTTAATGGGTAGGGGGAAGCTAAATAAATTCATCCCAAAGTAGAATCTGAAATGTTTGggaaaaatgttttatgtttaaATGTTCACCttacaaaaaattatttaaatcacATGCTTACCTGTGGTTGGAGTTAATTGAGTCTAATCCTAGTTAACTCGCCATTTTGGAATCCTGGACTCTGAACATTCATGTGTGTGAGTGGTGAGTATGTGCACATGCAGAGGAATACGTACATATAGACATTCAAATTGTACTTCTGAAAGCAGTATATCTTCTTCTTACAAAAATATCACTTATAAATCTCTTTGATTGGATATTATAATTAAAGTAATTCCAGGAGAAatgattataaaatgaaaaattctaccATTCTCCATGGAGTCCAAGGGTCCATCCCCCAGGGGCTCAGAAATAGCGTTCATCAACGTGCTTACGTGATTAAGtctgtttttcaagaaaaatggTCCATAACCTTGCTTTTCAAAGTGTAGGTTGTGGACCAGCAGCCTGGGCGTCACGTGGGCACTTGTTAGTAATGCATAATCTTAGTCCCCACCCCAGATccactaaatcagaatctgcattttcaatgAATCTCTGGGAGATTTCTACACCCATCGACACTCGACAAGTACTGGTCTATAGATTTTATGAAATTCATAAAGAGTCTGCAACACCCCCCCAAATGGTGACGAATTGCTGTTATAGAGTAATAGCAGCTGGCTTAATTTTCTTTCCACTGAATTCAGATATAATACACAAAACTGAAATTTACCAGCTACTTTCTAAGTGCCTATTACATGCAAGGTATGCTGGGAGGGGCAAACAAGACTCACAATTGTCCTGGGGTGGAGTACCATACACTGCCCAGTGGTTCAGACatgaataaaaacaattataaagtTGAACCACAGGAAGTTGCCATATTTGCAGGTCAAAATGATTGCATGTTGGTCATTTCACATCATCtagattaaatatatataacataaggTAAAATGTGGCAGGAATCAAAAGAATATTAACAAAGCAATATGAAAGTTAAGTAATACTTCAAGATAGACTTCGAGCAATCATATTATTCAATGTGGAATGCTACAGAGCTATGGTTTTTGTagacagaaaacattttctttgcaatcttCTTGAAAGTTAATAAACATCCTGGGAGTCTTAGGTAAATGAAGTTTAAACAATATAGCCTATAAAATAATTGCagatattattataaaatttttatggtAGTCTATTAGGTACTTGGCATTTCTTATTACCTCTGATGCAAATAATTTTCTATGAGGTTGGTGGTGCTATTGCTCTCTTGCGGATGAGAAATCAGAGCCACAGAAAGGCTAACTGGTCCTTTCAAGGTCACACAAATACAAATTGGAAGAGCCAGCCTTGCAATCCAGGTCTGTTGGACTCCAATTCCTGTGTCCTTTCCAATTCTCCCCATGGTCCAATAACAAAGATCCAATGTCCACAGAAGATATGCAATTTGGTAAAGATGATGGGTTGTACCTAGACCTCCTCAAACTCAAAGTATGCTCAGTAAAATTATGTGTTCATTTCATAGCAAGGACAGCCACAGGAGTAGATCTTATTACTGTACATAATAAACATCTCAGAAAAATTTCCTTCTgtagaaaaataattgattttacTTACATTTTCCACTTAGTATTTGACTTGACTGTTGACTATTGTAATGATCGTGTTTCTTAAGACTTTTTAAGAGTCTTATCCTAAGACTCTGCTAAGAACAATTCGAGGAGGGAAAAGGTAACTGTCGTGCCTCCTCCTCATCTCTGTCTCACTGGTGTGTATTCATTAGTCTTTTGAAACACATATGCATGGATAGTTGggcatatgtttttatatatttagtaaTATTCATAAGAAAGAATGTCTGAGAAGATGCCAGGCTGTAAGTAGGCAGCTCCATGAAAGCAAGATGTCTGACTTATTTACTGCCACATCTTCAGCATCTAGACAGGGCTTAACTTTCAGGAGGTGCACAATatatacttgttgaatgaatgagggatgttatgaatattttcttacatttttccaATTGTAtaatttaattgtaaaataatGCAGCAACATAAAAAAGCAATAGAGTTATTTGTTGAAGCACAAAGACatgaataaacaaagagaaaactgctCATAGATAACAAAATTCCTCAAGAAGCAGAAAAGGCACTTCCTCCATTAGGCTTGCATCAATATTATACTTGTCTTGCTTGAAAGAGCCCAGCCAGTATGTAAATAGATGATTACTCCTGTTCTTAGTACTCTACTCTGctactttattttgctttaaataacatttctttctccttcatcttccttcagtttttttgtatggatagaaaataaaactttgcatTTGAATATCCTCCGCACTTCTCAAGGTGctttcatattatttcattaaatcacTTTGACTTGTTTCCGAGAATgtagaaaagtattttttaaaatctccctcTTGTAGAATAGGAAATCAAAGTTAAGAGAAGTAAGGTAATTTGTTACCTGGACTACTGAAAATTTTAGGCTGATTGTCAAAAATCTTCTTTGGCATTGTAATTTCCTGGGTCAAAGGTGCCAAGTAGCTTGTTGACTCTCTTCCACACAGGGGCAATGGGGACATGAGCTATGCCCTTGGGACTGATTTAGACCTCTCCACTTAACCCAGCTCAAGTTGCCTCTGCCGATATCTTCATCCTTCCTTATGGATTAACAGATTGCCAATTTTAATGGGGCAAGGCAGCCAAACAGAGAATATCCCTAAATGTGTACGTACTTGCTAAGATGGGATTTAGCATTGATATGCTGCCCTAACATTGCTGGTCTGTTAAAACATATGGATTGTGGTACCTACAAAATGATGTAGGCCTTTGGGAGATTGTAGAGGGTGAAGTGATACAAAGGAAGTGATGGAGACTCttgaaataaagaagaatgaaatgttTAAGAGTGTTATAGTTCACAGGCAATTCTTCATAGCTCTTAGGAAAAGTACGCAGATTTGAACATGGTTTGGTGGATGATCTTTAATGAGTCCTGGGCAATTTGACTCTTTTGACCCTAATGAATGTCTGTGTTACTTTTGTGAGCCAACATCATTCACCCTTCTTCTGGTTCTCATATGCTGTGAGATGCCATTTTCTGGCCCACTCACAGTCCAAGTACTTCACATGCAGTAATTCACCTCAAACTCCAGAGGTGATCATGTGATGCAGGCCTGGCCAATCCAAACACTGCATTCCTCAGGCCATAGGGATTGGTTCAGAAATGGGCATGTGACACATGAAAGCCAACAGAACACAATGCAACGTTTGCTAGGAGCCACTTGGAAGAGTCATTCAATTTTGCTCAACTTGAACCCAAAGGGATATCGTCTCCTTGCAGGAAGAGCTTGTCTCATgatgaggaaaatggagaaagcaggaaagaggCCACAAGAGAAAATCCATGTCCTGATGACATTGTGCAAGTCCCTGTATCTAATCCAGCCACTGGAGTTTTTAGTTACAAGAGAAAATACATTCTCTTTGTGTTTAAGCCGTTTTTCTGTCATGTTTAATTAGGAATCCTCACAGGCCTAGTGCAGAAGTACTCTTAAAACTCAGGTGTGAAAATTGCTTTTGGTCATCATGGTTTTGCCTAATGTAAAGAGAGGGCACTTAGACccatttctgtgttctctttttagacaattaattttctcacaaGGAAATGTGCTATTAGACTGACTGTGAAGAATTTTGTTCTAGTCTTGATTAGCAAATTGTAGATTTTTATGAAGCATCTGGAGTAGAGCAAGAAATAGTGAGTGGGCTTCTGagattttttatatttagatgcattgaagaataaaagaagattttaaaattttccagcaAAACTAAAACTCAAGAAAGAACAATTTGGAGGAAAACAAATGCTCATTATTTTAATCTGTAGCTGTGTCATGTATCACTATCAAgtattttatttgagaaaattagCAATCTCTTATACAATATgcctttagaaatattttatatattttcctataaattGATTAAACAATTTGAAatagttttagttttcttcaaATAAAGAGTGTTATAATGATTTATTTAACAACAGTGAACACCAGTGCATTGAATGAGAATAATAGTATTTTAATTCCTGCTTTATTTCTAGTAACATTCGCTTCGGCTGGGAATTTTATTCTTTGGGCCCAGCAAACTCCCGTTCCATCCTTGCAGCTGCTATCCTGTATTTATTAGGTTGGCTGGTTTGGAGTATCCCAAGAAAGAAATAACAtgcagaaagaagaaattgtggTATTCTGGGACAACATGGTATAAATTAGAATTTTGGCATTATTCCTGAGACAGAAGACAATCTGGTTTTTGATTATCCAGTAGATTTGTAGAAAACCAAGCTAACCAATCAATGCCTGGTGTGTCTGCTCTAGGTTAAGTGTGACTTAGCACCATGAACTTgagaagataataaatgttaGGAGTTGATGTAAGGGAAGCTCTGTCAAACTCTAAGTGGAATTATTtaggagaaaagcaaatgaagaCTATCCTTGACTACAAAGACACTTTTGATCCTTATGCTATGGGAGCTTATGTGTAGCATCTATCTGAGGTTCACACTGATTGTGCCGAGAGCTAACCACAGATAACTTACCACTAGCGAATACCTTAACAAGAGCTTATATTACTTACCTGTGAAACTTCAAAATCTGCCTGGAGATTTCCAGATGTTAACCCACTTAGGAGGACAATTTCGTTTTCTTTTGGCTGTTGGACGTTCATGGAGTTGATAAGTTTTGGAAGATCTGGTGAAACGTTGACCAATTTCTGTAGAgcaaaaatctttattattttagatgaTTTCTTTTCCACTTTCAAAATACTACCCCAAAACTATTTTGCTTGCAAAAATAATATACTCGTATAATCACTCATGCTATAGATTACTTAATCTACCATGATTATTACTAGAAGAGATTGTATAAAATTGAAGCATAAAGCTTTAAACTGGAATAGGAAATTTCTTAAACATAAGCCTTAAAAACTTTTTAGTTCTAAACTTTCCAAAGTAAACATTCAATAATTACTGTCACACACAGGTATAAATAATAGTTttggaaattcttttcttttaagaccTTGAATAAGAGACTTGACTAATAATCATCTATTCTAATAaagtcaataataataatattaataataaaataactaccAACATTGATTTTGTTCTATGCACTAGGCACTATGCTAAATACTTTCCATATATTACATCTTACTACATTTAAACCCCACAACAACCCTATATGGATTAGGTACCTCTATTACTTCCTTTTTACACATAAGTAGCCTGAAACCCAGGGAATAAGATTAGTTCCTTGAACAAGTTTATGTATTTAAATCAGTGCCATTGTGCCTGCTCTTAGGCACAGAAGAAGATTGTCTCAAATCACTCACAAAAATTCTTC
This genomic interval carries:
- the SPHKAP gene encoding A-kinase anchor protein SPHKAP isoform X4, which translates into the protein MATPCSPYQAMWVVEPNSPTCLSAALSTRRHSQESSNLESPLMCEVSAPQQGSASGGSGSSLGGSITACKKVLRSNSLLESTDYWLRNQRTPCQIGFVEDKSENCASVCFVNLDVNKDECNTEHLQQKLVNVSPDLPKLINSMNVQQPKENEIVLLSGLTSGNLQADFEVSQCPWLPDICLVQCARGNRPNSTNCIIFEINKFLIGLELVQERQLHLETNVLKVEDDTNCSLSSIEEDFLTASEHLEEESEVEEYRNGYENISIAAHVLESKKPEEAIQEEWNCSKEKLLCTLEDKYVSKYHTLLIKTEGSLEKAAEDTTLQSLDPSAKPCEWKGEAEENDGPATNCYYSENFKGQVGNSQALYIPGDAYFSRMVEKDGPSACGTVTEHGSNLDPGDHEDGTNSLPPIQHGEVTTGEYATNLAESVLQDAFIRLSQSPPTIPQEPEASVSVGSVLLPTGCSTKDIVVPQSWNELPKIVIFQSPDGSNTAPEPGISSWPETEVSAETSGVLSGENTRHPQSALEIALACAATVIGTISSPQATERFKMEQASLVSNRPLGGDGPMQTEAPEGPKEPSVSEYSLPSALCGMTQVASAIAVCGLGEKGEVKCPVASSGHVSAANASAATPPLCSLATGKSMELGNEAIAEALLKEAALVLTKPNTYSSMGDLMESMTRRIIENASKPQSSCSENVIGNELAQTLSNVILKHSMDEVHQKNKIFDPDDGRHSSETLDTLMESTHQLLFNVICSTIKKMSHMIQLGECPTGLSKETIRWREMDLDCQLPDQAAGQAWTKATEYSSGHPLSNSTGLVINDLVDDVHLKQDNRGPVKPGLFQNPTLQCELSCSPRVTDSSTAETSPEEIYLKGTDVGEDTKNPHQTPSHNENERRVSSEGERTPTVGKCSSCSQDAEDSIHANVQEKYNGASPLNSEVQVNLSLLGNDLLLPAQSVLQAKHADVYGITDFAEELAETIVSMATEIAAICLDNSNGKQPWFCAWKRGSEFLITPNKPCRSLKRKKESQASGATVRKHKPPRLSEIKRKTDEHPELKEKLMNRVVDESMNPEDIPDSVNIFANEVAAKIMNLTEFSMVEGVWQAQSYTRNRLLSGDRWNRLKASSCESIPEEDSNARAFVNSLGLTSTLSQPVSRASSVSKQSSCESITDEFARFMVNQMENEGRGFELLLDYYAGKNASSILNSAMQQACQKNDHLSVRPSCPSKQSSTESITEEFYRYMLRDIERESKDSASSRRSSQDWTAGLLSPSLRSPRCYRQSSVPDSRSLGARLTVNVPIKANSLDGFAQNSQPDLLSAQPVSSASSSGLCKSDSCLYWRGGTDQITNMLIHETWANSIKALMQKNKIITDDAEAADAEPVSGGSGLQVEKCVNRSASSRGRSGPTLLVQESVDYPRKDSVTESKHPPVWSPSKAAPLTKHKGLDSKKETSSCRDAVPLSCTRRSLCSREVPLIQIEMDQREECIGEPEHFLSNNNPLEEAEEPLKKEKVSDVVRSGDAALSACPNHSDSLDARDVPEAEVSTEGRVPDEFSNPPGSSAESTDSWSQLANEEDNPDDTSSFLQLSEQSMSELVEEKEILKEQSEHIEECASGMPVGAASRQGSLLVINFDLEPECPDAELRATLQWIAASELGIPTIYFKKSQENRIEKFLDVVRLVHQKSWKVGDIFHAVVQYCKMHEERKDGTPSLFDWLLELG
- the SPHKAP gene encoding A-kinase anchor protein SPHKAP isoform X8; translated protein: MDGNSLLSVPSNLESPLMCEVSAPQQGSASGGSGSSLGGSITACKKVLRSNSLLESTDYWLRNQRTPCQIGFVEDKSENCASVCFVNLDVNKDECNTEHLQQKLVNVSPDLPKLINSMNVQQPKENEIVLLSGLTSGNLQADFEVSQCPWLPDICLVQCARGNRPNSTNCIIFEINKFLIGLELVQERQLHLETNVLKVEDDTNCSLSSIEEDFLTASEHLEEESEVEEYRNGYENISIAAHVLESKKPEEAIQEEWNCSKEKLLCTLEDKYVSKYHTLLIKTEGSLEKAAEDTTLQSLDPSAKPCEWKGEAEENDGPATNCYYSENFKGQVGNSQALYIPGDAYFSRMVEKDGPSACGTVTEHGSNLDPGDHEDGTNSLPPIQHGEVTTGEYATNLAESVLQDAFIRLSQSPPTIPQEPEASVSVGSVLLPTGCSTKDIVVPQSWNELPKIVIFQSPDGSNTAPEPGISSWPETEVSAETSGVLSGENTRHPQSALEIALACAATVIGTISSPQATERFKMEQASLVSNRPLGGDGPMQTEAPEGPKEPSVSEYSLPSALCGMTQVASAIAVCGLGEKGEVKCPVASSGHVSAANASAATPPLCSLATGKSMELGNEAIAEALLKEAALVLTKPNTYSSMGDLMESMTRRIIENASKPQSSCSENVIGNELAQTLSNVILKHSMDEVHQKNKIFDPDDGRHSSETLDTLMESTHQLLFNVICSTIKKMSHMIQLGECPTGLSKETIRWREMDLDCQLPDQAAGQAWTKATEYSSGHPLSNSTGLVINDLVDDVHLKQDNRGPVKPGLFQNPTLQCELSCSPRVTDSSTAETSPEEIYLKGTDVGEDTKNPHQTPSHNENERRVSSEGERTPTVGKCSSCSQDAEDSIHANVQEKYNGASPLNSEVQVNLSLLGNDLLLPAQSVLQAKHADVYGITDFAEELAETIVSMATEIAAICLDNSNGKQPWFCAWKRGSEFLITPNKPCRSLKRKKESQASGATVRKHKPPRLSEIKRKTDEHPELKEKLMNRVVDESMNPEDIPDSVNIFANEVAAKIMNLTEFSMVEGVWQAQSYTRNRLLSGDRWNRLKASSCESIPEEDSNARAFVNSLGLTSTLSQPVSRASSVSKQSSCESITDEFARFMVNQMENEGRGFELLLDYYAGKNASSILNSAMQQACQKNDHLSVRPSCPSKQSSTESITEEFYRYMLRDIERESKDSASSRRSSQDWTAGLLSPSLRSPRCYRQSSVPDSRSLGARLTVNVPIKANSLDGFAQNSQPDLLSAQPVSSASSSGLCKSDSCLYWRGGTDQITNMLIHETWANSIKALMQKNKIITDDAEAADAEPVSGGSGLQVEKCVNRSASSRGRSGPTLLVQESVDYPRKDSVTESKHPPVWSPSKAAPLTKHKGLDSKKETSSCRDAVPLSCTRRSLCSREVPLIQIEMDQREECIGEPEHFLSNNNPLEEAEEPLKKEKVSDVVRSGDAALSACPNHSDSLDARDVPEAEVSTEGRVPDEFSNPPGSSAESTDSWSQLANEEDNPDDTSSFLQLSEQSMRCNPGWVYMRQVSTLCCVVWPDCPCPFSPLSSVLLLWKS